From the Gadus chalcogrammus isolate NIFS_2021 chromosome 15, NIFS_Gcha_1.0, whole genome shotgun sequence genome, one window contains:
- the tm9sf3 gene encoding transmembrane 9 superfamily member 3 isoform X1 — protein sequence MGSSRWKIAVAVLFVVECSLLSVGADEHEHTYVDKEEVVLWMNTVGPYHNRQETYKYFSLPFCVGTKKTISHYHETLGEALQGVELEFSGLDIKFKDEVMQTSYCDIELDKAKRDAFVYAINNHYWYQMYIDDLPIWGIVGEADENGEDHYLWTYKKLEIGFNGNRIVDVNLTSEGKVKLVPNTRIAMSYSVKWKKSDVKFEDRFDKYLDPSFFQHRIHWFSIFNSFMMVIFLVGLVSMILMRTLRKDYARYSKEEEMDDMVNILDRDLGDEYGWKQVHGDVFRPSSHPMLFSSLIGSGCQIFSVSFIVIIVAMIEDLYTERGSMLSTAIFVYAATSPVNGYFGGSLYAKQGGRRWIKQMFIGAFLIPAMVCGTAFFINFIAMYYHASRAIPFGTMVAVCCICFFVILPLNLVGTILGRNLSGQPNFPCRVNAVPRPIPEKKWFMEPAVIVCLGGILPFGSIFIEMYFIFTSFWAYKIYYVYGFMMLVLVILCIVTVCVTIVCTYFLLNAEDYRWQWTSFLSAASTAVYVYMYSFYYYFFKTKMYGLFQTSFYFGYMAVFSTSLGIMCGAVGYVGTSAFVRKIYTNVKID from the exons ATGGGGTCTTCCAGGTGGAAGATTGCAGTGGCGGTGCTTTTCGTAGTAGAGTGTTCACTATTATCTGTGGGGGCAGATGAACACGAGCATACG TACGTagacaaggaggaggtggtgttatGGATGAATACGGTGGGGCCTTACCATAACCGACAAGAGACGTACAAGTACTTCTCCTTGCCCTTCTGTGTGGGCACCAAGAAGACCATCAGTCATTACCACGAGACTCTTGGAGAAGCTTTGCAaggagtggagctggagttcaGCGGACTAGACATAAAGTTCAAAG ATGAAGTCATGCAAACCTCATACTGTGACATTGAGCTGGACAAAGCCAAAAGGGATGCCTTTGTTTACGCCATAAACAATCACTACTGGTACCAGATGTACATCGATGACCTTCCCATCTGGG GTATTGTTGGTGAGGCCGATGAAAATGGAGAGGACCATTACCTGTGGACGTACAAGAAGCTGGAGATCGGCTTTAATGGCAACCGGATTGTGGACGTCAACCTGACCAGTGAAGGCAAAGTCAAGCTGGTGCCAAACACGAGAATCGCTATGTCCTATTCT GTCAAGTGGAAGAAATCGGACGTTAAGTTTGAAGACCGGTTCGACAAGTACCTTGATCCTTCCTTCTTTCAGCACAGA ATTCACTGGTTCTCCATCTTCAACTCCTTCATGATGGTCATCTTCCTGGTGGGCTTGGTGTCCATGATTCTGATGAGAACGCTGCGGAAGGATTATGCCAGATACAGCAAAGAAGAGGAAATGGATGACATGGTAAACATACTT GACCGCGACCTGGGCGACGAGTACGGCTGGAAGCAGGTCCACGGGGACGTGTTCCGGCCCTCCAGCCACCCCAtgctcttctcctccttgaTCGGCTCCGGCTGCCAGATCTTCTCCGTGTccttcatcgtcatcatcgtggCCATGATCGAGGACCTGTATACTGA GAGAGGATCCATGCTGAGCACAGCCATTTTCGTGTACGCTGCAACCTCTCCCGTCAACGGCTACTTTGGGGGAAGTCTGTATGCAAAGCAAGGAG GCAGGAGATGGATCAAGCAGATGTTTATCGGGGCTTTCCTGATCCCCGCTATGGTCTGCGGCACTGCCTTCTTCATCAACTTCATCGCCATGTACTATCATGCGTCCAGAGCCATCCCCTTCGGCACCATG GTCGCCGTCTGTTGCATCTGCTTCTTCGTCATCCTGCCGCTCAACCTGGTGGGAACCATTCTGGGGAGGAATCTGTCCGGCCAGCCTAACTTCCCCTGCCGGGTGAACGCCGTGCCCAGACCCATCCCCGAGAAGAAGTG GTTCATGGAGCCGGCGGTCATAGTCTGCCTTGGAGGAATCCTGCCGTTCGGATCCATTTTCATTGAAAT GTATTTTATCTTCACATCTTTTTGGGCCTACAAGATCTACTACGTGTACGGCTTCATGATGCTGGTTCTGGTGATCCTGTGCATCGTGACGGTCTGCGTCACCATCGTGTGCACATACTTCCTGCTCAACGCCGAGGACTACAGATG GCAATGGACCAGCTTCCTGTCTGCAGCGTCTACTGCTGTATATGTTTACATGTACTCCTTTTACTACTATTTCTTCAAAACAAA AATGTACGGGCTTTTCCAGACCTCCTTCTACTTTGGCTACATGGCGGTGTTCAGCACCTCCCTGGGAATCATGTGTG GTGCCGTTGGCTACGTCGGAACAAGTGCCTTCGTGAGGAAGATCTACACAAACGTGAAAATCGATTAG
- the LOC130405082 gene encoding lysophosphatidylserine lipase ABHD12-like isoform X1 has product MRKRVTEHSDGENVSSSSRMQTKTTVCQEKKGLAPCRSKFWFWVKSGAYALCAIFIMMPILEELPEIIRQRVYYHRIRAPFVFDLSHPAELALNHTINMYLEPEEGISLGIWHTVPDDKWKEAQGKDSAWYHRSLKDGSPVIIYLHGRTQTRAAKHRIGVVNVLSSIGCHVLSMDYRGFGDSTGKPTEEVLTKDAVWLHRWAKEHSGGSRVLIWGHSLGSGVATNTAVRLMEQGVLVDGVILEGAFKNARRAEPQSHFYRYSWTIKRLILRDEVGDMIFPNDENVKKMRNPLLFLHSEDDHLTTLRNAEQMYQAALSVQDDKRVRMVTFEGSLGYLHNGLYKDPRLPAIIKNFVVTTEEMS; this is encoded by the exons ATGAGGAAAAGAGTTACTGAACATTCTGATGGCGAGAATGTGTCCTCATCCTCTCGCATGCAGACGAAAACAACCGTTTGCCAGGAAAAGAAGGGGCTGGC TCCCTGCAGATCAAAATTCTGGTTTTGGGTAAAAAGTGGCGCATATGCACTTTGTGCTATTTTTATTATGATGCCTATCTTGGAGGAGCTTCCTGAAATAATAAGGCAGCGTGTATATTATCATCGAA TCAGAGCACCATTTGTGTTTGATCTCAGTCATCCGGCTGAACTGGCACTAAATCACACCATCAACATGTACCTTGAACCTGAAGAAGGAATCTCCCTTGGCATATG GCACACTGTCCCGGATGATAAGTGGAAAGAAGCTCAAGGGAAGGACTCTGCATGGTACCACAGATCTCTGAAAGATGGAAGTCCAGTTATCATTTATCTACATGGTAGAACACAGACAAG GGCAGCCAAGCATCGCATTGGAGTGGTCAAC GTATTGAGTTCCATTGGTTGCCATGTGTTGTCAATGGATTACAGAG GGTTCGGTGACTCGACTGGAAAGCCCACGGAGGAAGTCCTTACCAAGGACGCTGTCTGGCTGCACCGTTGGGCCAAAGAGCACAGCGGAGGCAGCCGAGTGCTCATCTGGGGACACTCTCTTGGAAGCGG AGTGGCTACAAACACAGCTGTCAGATTAATGGAGCAAG GTGTGCTAGTTGACGGTGTGATCCTTGAAGGTGCATTTAAAAATGCACGGAGGGCAGAGCCTCAAAGTCACTTCTACAGG TATTCATGGACGATAAAAAGGCTCATATTGAGAGACGAAGTGGGCGATATGATCTTCCCTAATGACGAGAA TGTAAAGAAAATGAGGAACCCGCTTCTGTTCCTTCATTCAGAGGATGATCATTTAACTACGCTTCGTAACGCTGAACAG ATGTATCAGGCAGCGCTGAGTGTCCAGGATGACAAACGAGTCAGGATGGTAACGTTTGAAGGCTCTCTGGGGTATCTGCATAATGGATTATATAAAGACCCTCGCCTGCCCGCCATCATCAA GAACTTTGTGGTTACAACAGAAGAAATGTCGTGA
- the LOC130405082 gene encoding lysophosphatidylserine lipase ABHD12-like isoform X2, whose protein sequence is MRKRVTEHSDGENVSSSSRMQTKTTVCQEKKGLASKFWFWVKSGAYALCAIFIMMPILEELPEIIRQRVYYHRIRAPFVFDLSHPAELALNHTINMYLEPEEGISLGIWHTVPDDKWKEAQGKDSAWYHRSLKDGSPVIIYLHGRTQTRAAKHRIGVVNVLSSIGCHVLSMDYRGFGDSTGKPTEEVLTKDAVWLHRWAKEHSGGSRVLIWGHSLGSGVATNTAVRLMEQGVLVDGVILEGAFKNARRAEPQSHFYRYSWTIKRLILRDEVGDMIFPNDENVKKMRNPLLFLHSEDDHLTTLRNAEQMYQAALSVQDDKRVRMVTFEGSLGYLHNGLYKDPRLPAIIKNFVVTTEEMS, encoded by the exons ATGAGGAAAAGAGTTACTGAACATTCTGATGGCGAGAATGTGTCCTCATCCTCTCGCATGCAGACGAAAACAACCGTTTGCCAGGAAAAGAAGGGGCTGGC ATCAAAATTCTGGTTTTGGGTAAAAAGTGGCGCATATGCACTTTGTGCTATTTTTATTATGATGCCTATCTTGGAGGAGCTTCCTGAAATAATAAGGCAGCGTGTATATTATCATCGAA TCAGAGCACCATTTGTGTTTGATCTCAGTCATCCGGCTGAACTGGCACTAAATCACACCATCAACATGTACCTTGAACCTGAAGAAGGAATCTCCCTTGGCATATG GCACACTGTCCCGGATGATAAGTGGAAAGAAGCTCAAGGGAAGGACTCTGCATGGTACCACAGATCTCTGAAAGATGGAAGTCCAGTTATCATTTATCTACATGGTAGAACACAGACAAG GGCAGCCAAGCATCGCATTGGAGTGGTCAAC GTATTGAGTTCCATTGGTTGCCATGTGTTGTCAATGGATTACAGAG GGTTCGGTGACTCGACTGGAAAGCCCACGGAGGAAGTCCTTACCAAGGACGCTGTCTGGCTGCACCGTTGGGCCAAAGAGCACAGCGGAGGCAGCCGAGTGCTCATCTGGGGACACTCTCTTGGAAGCGG AGTGGCTACAAACACAGCTGTCAGATTAATGGAGCAAG GTGTGCTAGTTGACGGTGTGATCCTTGAAGGTGCATTTAAAAATGCACGGAGGGCAGAGCCTCAAAGTCACTTCTACAGG TATTCATGGACGATAAAAAGGCTCATATTGAGAGACGAAGTGGGCGATATGATCTTCCCTAATGACGAGAA TGTAAAGAAAATGAGGAACCCGCTTCTGTTCCTTCATTCAGAGGATGATCATTTAACTACGCTTCGTAACGCTGAACAG ATGTATCAGGCAGCGCTGAGTGTCCAGGATGACAAACGAGTCAGGATGGTAACGTTTGAAGGCTCTCTGGGGTATCTGCATAATGGATTATATAAAGACCCTCGCCTGCCCGCCATCATCAA GAACTTTGTGGTTACAACAGAAGAAATGTCGTGA
- the tm9sf3 gene encoding transmembrane 9 superfamily member 3 isoform X2, with protein MGSSRWKIAVAVLFVVECSLLSVGADEHEHTYVDKEEVVLWMNTVGPYHNRQETYKYFSLPFCVGTKKTISHYHETLGEALQGVELEFSGLDIKFKDEVMQTSYCDIELDKAKRDAFVYAINNHYWYQMYIDDLPIWGIVGEADENGEDHYLWTYKKLEIGFNGNRIVDVNLTSEGKVKLVPNTRIAMSYSVKWKKSDVKFEDRFDKYLDPSFFQHRIHWFSIFNSFMMVIFLVGLVSMILMRTLRKDYARYSKEEEMDDMDRDLGDEYGWKQVHGDVFRPSSHPMLFSSLIGSGCQIFSVSFIVIIVAMIEDLYTERGSMLSTAIFVYAATSPVNGYFGGSLYAKQGGRRWIKQMFIGAFLIPAMVCGTAFFINFIAMYYHASRAIPFGTMVAVCCICFFVILPLNLVGTILGRNLSGQPNFPCRVNAVPRPIPEKKWFMEPAVIVCLGGILPFGSIFIEMYFIFTSFWAYKIYYVYGFMMLVLVILCIVTVCVTIVCTYFLLNAEDYRWQWTSFLSAASTAVYVYMYSFYYYFFKTKMYGLFQTSFYFGYMAVFSTSLGIMCGAVGYVGTSAFVRKIYTNVKID; from the exons ATGGGGTCTTCCAGGTGGAAGATTGCAGTGGCGGTGCTTTTCGTAGTAGAGTGTTCACTATTATCTGTGGGGGCAGATGAACACGAGCATACG TACGTagacaaggaggaggtggtgttatGGATGAATACGGTGGGGCCTTACCATAACCGACAAGAGACGTACAAGTACTTCTCCTTGCCCTTCTGTGTGGGCACCAAGAAGACCATCAGTCATTACCACGAGACTCTTGGAGAAGCTTTGCAaggagtggagctggagttcaGCGGACTAGACATAAAGTTCAAAG ATGAAGTCATGCAAACCTCATACTGTGACATTGAGCTGGACAAAGCCAAAAGGGATGCCTTTGTTTACGCCATAAACAATCACTACTGGTACCAGATGTACATCGATGACCTTCCCATCTGGG GTATTGTTGGTGAGGCCGATGAAAATGGAGAGGACCATTACCTGTGGACGTACAAGAAGCTGGAGATCGGCTTTAATGGCAACCGGATTGTGGACGTCAACCTGACCAGTGAAGGCAAAGTCAAGCTGGTGCCAAACACGAGAATCGCTATGTCCTATTCT GTCAAGTGGAAGAAATCGGACGTTAAGTTTGAAGACCGGTTCGACAAGTACCTTGATCCTTCCTTCTTTCAGCACAGA ATTCACTGGTTCTCCATCTTCAACTCCTTCATGATGGTCATCTTCCTGGTGGGCTTGGTGTCCATGATTCTGATGAGAACGCTGCGGAAGGATTATGCCAGATACAGCAAAGAAGAGGAAATGGATGACATG GACCGCGACCTGGGCGACGAGTACGGCTGGAAGCAGGTCCACGGGGACGTGTTCCGGCCCTCCAGCCACCCCAtgctcttctcctccttgaTCGGCTCCGGCTGCCAGATCTTCTCCGTGTccttcatcgtcatcatcgtggCCATGATCGAGGACCTGTATACTGA GAGAGGATCCATGCTGAGCACAGCCATTTTCGTGTACGCTGCAACCTCTCCCGTCAACGGCTACTTTGGGGGAAGTCTGTATGCAAAGCAAGGAG GCAGGAGATGGATCAAGCAGATGTTTATCGGGGCTTTCCTGATCCCCGCTATGGTCTGCGGCACTGCCTTCTTCATCAACTTCATCGCCATGTACTATCATGCGTCCAGAGCCATCCCCTTCGGCACCATG GTCGCCGTCTGTTGCATCTGCTTCTTCGTCATCCTGCCGCTCAACCTGGTGGGAACCATTCTGGGGAGGAATCTGTCCGGCCAGCCTAACTTCCCCTGCCGGGTGAACGCCGTGCCCAGACCCATCCCCGAGAAGAAGTG GTTCATGGAGCCGGCGGTCATAGTCTGCCTTGGAGGAATCCTGCCGTTCGGATCCATTTTCATTGAAAT GTATTTTATCTTCACATCTTTTTGGGCCTACAAGATCTACTACGTGTACGGCTTCATGATGCTGGTTCTGGTGATCCTGTGCATCGTGACGGTCTGCGTCACCATCGTGTGCACATACTTCCTGCTCAACGCCGAGGACTACAGATG GCAATGGACCAGCTTCCTGTCTGCAGCGTCTACTGCTGTATATGTTTACATGTACTCCTTTTACTACTATTTCTTCAAAACAAA AATGTACGGGCTTTTCCAGACCTCCTTCTACTTTGGCTACATGGCGGTGTTCAGCACCTCCCTGGGAATCATGTGTG GTGCCGTTGGCTACGTCGGAACAAGTGCCTTCGTGAGGAAGATCTACACAAACGTGAAAATCGATTAG
- the LOC130404697 gene encoding lysophosphatidylserine lipase ABHD12-like, producing the protein MRKRVRPTEHSDGENVSSSFRMQTKTTVCQEKKGLASKFWFWVKSAAFALCAIIIMMPILEEIPEIIRQRVYYHRIRAPFVFDLSHPAELELNHTINMYLEPEEGISLGIWHTVPDDKWKEAQGKDSAWYHRSLKDGSPVIIYLHGRTQTRAAKHRIGVVNVLSSIGCHVLSMDYRGFGDSTGNPTEEVLTKDAVWLHRWAKENSGGSRVLIWGHSLGSGVATNTAVRLMEQGVLVDAVILEGSFKNVQMYWPQNPFEMYSWTIKRLILRDEVGDMIFPNDENVKKMRSLLLFLHSEDDPLTTLRNVEQMYQAALSVQGDKRVRMVTFEGFLGYLHMGLYKDPRLPAIIKNFVVTTEEMS; encoded by the exons ATGAGGAAAAGAGTTAGGCCTACTGAACATTCTGATGGCGAGAATGTGTCCTCATCCTTTCGCATGCAGACGAAAACAACCGTTTGCCAGGAAAAGAAGGGGCTGGC ATCAAAATTCTGGTTTTGGGTAAAAAGTGCCGCATTTGCACTTtgtgctattattattatgatgccTATCTTGGAGGAGATTCCTGAAATAATAAGGCAGCGTGTATATTATCATCGAA TCAGAGCACCCTTTGTGTTTGATCTCAGTCATCCGGCTGAACTGGAACTAAATCACACCATCAACATGTACCTTGAACCTGAAGAAGGAATCTCCCTTGGCATATG GCACACTGTCCCGGATGATAAGTGGAAAGAAGCTCAAGGAAAGGACTCTGCATGGTACCACAGATCTCTGAAAGATGGAAGTCCAGTTATCATTTATCTACATGGAAGAACACAGACAAG GGCAGCCAAGCATCGCATTGGAGTGGTCAAC GTATTGAGTTCCATTGGTTGCCATGTGTTGTCAATGGATTACAGAG GGTTCGGTGACTCGACTGGAAACCCCACGGAGGAAGTCCTTACCAAGGACGCTGTCTGGCTGCACCGTTGGGCTAAAGAGAACAGCGGAGGCAGCCGGGTGCTTATCTGGGGACACTCTCTTGGAAGCGG AGTGGCTACAAACACAGCTGTCAGATTAATGGAGCAAG GTGTGCTAGTTGACGCTGTGATCCTGGAAGGTTCATTTAAAAATGTACAGATGTATTGGCCTCAAAATCCCTTCGAAATG TATTCATGGACGATAAAAAGGCTCATATTGAGAGACGAAGTGGGCGATATGATCTTCCCTAATGACGAGAA TGTAAAGAAGATGAGAAGCCTGCTTCTGTTCCTTCATTCAGAGGATGATCCTTTAACTACGCTTCGTAACGTTGAACAG ATGTATCAGGCAGCGCTAAGTGTCCAGGGTGACAAACGAGTCAGGATGGTAACGTTTGAAGGCTTTCTAGGGTATCTGCATATGGGATTATATAAAGACCCTCGCCTGCCCGCCATCATCAA GAACTTTGTGGTTACAACAGAAGAAATGTCGTGA